GGGCGCTCGGCATCAGGGTGTCCAGCTGGACGTCGACCGCGGTGGAGGCGGAGGGAGCGGTCTCCGCGGCGCGGGCCGATGGCGCGGGGGCGTAGACGAGGGCGGCGAGAACCGGTGTCCCGGTGAGCATGACGATCGCGCGCCGCAGCCAGCGGCGCCGGACAGGGGCGGGTGCCGTCCCCTGGATGTCTGCCGCCTCGGCCACGCGCCCGCCCGTCCTCGAAGTGTCAGTGGTCGTCGTTTGTGCGTCCACGCATGGTAACGAGGCCCGCTGTGCGCGAGTGCCGCGCCTTGCTCCACATGATCGGGTCCGCCGGGCGTGCGCGCGGTGCCGGGGGTGCCCATGCTGTGCCGACCATAAAGAAGGGAGCCCCTGCCGGGCGGGGCACGTACCCTTTTCTGTTGTGCCGAACGCCAACGAAGACAACCCCAGTGCCCTGAGTCAGGTGCAGCACCGCGCGGTCAGTGAACTGCTGCGGGTCGCCCCTGTCGCCGATGATCTCGGCCGCCGTTTCCAGGAGGCGGGCTTCAGCCTTGCACTGGTCGGCGGGTCCGTTCGCGACGCGCTGCTCGGGCGCCTCGGCAACGACCTCGACTTCACCACCGACGCCCGCCCCGAGGATGTACTGAAGATCGTCCGGCCGTGGGCGGACTCCGTCTGGGACGTCGGCATCGCCTTCGGCACGGTCGGAGCGAACAAGGGCGGCTTCCAGATCGAGGTGACCACCTACCGGTCCGAGGCCTACGACCGCACCTCGCGCAAGCCCGAGGTGTCCTACGGCGACTCCATCGAGCAGGACCTGGTCCGCCGTGACTTCACGGTCAACGCCATGGCTCTGGCGCTCCCGCAGCAGCAGTTCATCGATCCGCACGGCGGCCTGGAGGACCTGGAGGCCCGGGTGCTGCGGACCCCCGGGACCCCCGAGGACTCCTTCTCCGACGACCCGCTGCGCATGCTGCGGGCCGCCCGCTTCGCCGCGCAGCTGGACTTCGAGGTCGCCCCCGAGGTCGTCGCGGCGATGAAGGAGATGTCCGACCGGATCGAGATCGTCTCGGCGGAGCGGGTGCAGGCGGAGCTGAACAAGCTCCTGCTGTCGGACGGGCCCCGCCAGGGGCTGGGCCTGCTCGTGGAGACGGGCCTGGCCGACCGGGTGCTGCCGGAGCTGCCCGCGCTGCGGCTGGAGAGCGATGAGCACCACCGGCACAAGGACGTCTACGACCACTCCCTGATCGTGCTGGAGCAGGCGATCGATCTGGAGGAGGACGGACCGGACCTGGTGCTCAGGCTGGCCGCTCTGCTCCACGACATCGGCAAGCCCCGGACCCGCCGCTTCGAGAGCGACGGGCGGGTCTCCTTCCACCACCACGAGATGGTGGGCGCGAAGATGACCAAGAAGCGCATGACCGCGCTGAAGTACTCCAACGACATGGTCAAGGACGTCTCCCGGCTGGTGGAGCTGCACCTGCGCTTCCACGGCTACGGGGCCGGCGAGTGGACGGACTCCGCGGTCCGCCGGTATGTGCGGGACGCGGGGCCGCTGCTGTCGCGGCTGCACAAGCTGACCCGTTCCGACTGCACCACGCGCAACAAGCGCAAGGCCAAGGCGCTCTCCCACGCCTACGACGGCCTGGAAGCGCGGATCGCACAGCTCCAGGAGCAGGAGGAGCTGGACTCGATCCGTCCCGATCTCGACGGCAACGAGATCATGCAGGTCCTGGAGGTCGGCCCCGGCCCGGTGATCGGCAAGGCCTACGCCTTCCTGCTGGAGCTGCGGCTGGAGAACGGCCCGATGGAGCGGGAGACGGCCGTTGCGGCACTCAAGGAGTGGTGGGCCGCCGAGAACTGAGGCGCTCGCGTCGATGTTTCACGTGAAACATCGACGGCGGGAGCGCGATCGGTCAGGGGCGATGTTTCACGTGAAACGTCGCCCCTGCCGGAACAGCAACATGGCGGTCAGCGCGTAGAGGGCGGCCACGCCCAGGATCAGCGGGACGGATTTCCCGTCCAGGGGCAAGACGAGCGAGGCCGCGGCGGCCGCTCCGACGAAGGCGACGTTGAAGAGCACGTCATAGACGGAGAAGATCCGGCCGCGGAACGCGTCGTCCACCTGTGACTGCACGACCGTGTCGGTGGCGATCTTCGCTCCCTGCGTGGCCATCCCCAGCACGAACGCGGCGGCCAGCATCGGCTCGGGCGCGAAGAACAGACCGAGGCTCGGCACCAGAACGGCCGCTATCGCCGCGCAGAGCGTGATCCAGCCCCGGGTGCCGAGCCGTCCCACCAGCCAGGGAGTGATGACGGCCGCCGTGAAGAACCCGGCGCCGGAAACCCCGACGGCCACCCCCAGCAGGGCGAGGCCGTCCGATTCGTTGTCCGACCAGGCATAGCGGCAGAGGGTCAGCAGGGTCACCGTCAGCGCTCCGTAGCAGAAGCGCATCAAGGTCATCGCGGTGAGCGCCTGCGCCGCCTCCCGGCGTTCGTACAGGTGCCGCAGCCCCTGGGCCATGCCCCGCACGGTCAGAGCCACGCCCTCGGCCACTGACGGGTACTGGCGGGCGGGGCTGTGGTCGGGGCCGAGGAGGCGGACCCCCAGCCGGAGGGAGACAAGCGCCGCGCACAGGTAGAGCCCGGCGCCGAGCAGGACGACGACGGCGTTGGACTCGGCGGCGAGCAGGCGCACCAGGAAGGCCATGCCCCCGCCCAGGGTGGCCGCGAGGGTACCGGCGGTCGGAGAGAGGGCGTTCGCGGTCACCAGCTGGTCGGCGCCGACGACCCGGGGCAGAGACGCCGAGAGCCCGGCCAGGACGAAGCGGTTGACGGCGGTCACCGAGAGCGCGGAGGCGTAGAACAGCCAGTCGGGGACCTGCGCCACGATCAGCATCCCGGTGACGCAGGCCAGGAAGGCCCGCAGCAGGTTGCCGTAGAGGAAGACCTGACGGCGGGGCCAGCGGTCCAGCAGCACTCCGGCGAAGGGACCGATCGCCGAGTAGGGCAGCAACAGGACGGCCATGGCCGAGGCGATGGCGGCGGGCGAGGCCTGCTTCTCCGGGGAGAACACCACATAGGTGGCGAGTGCGACCTGGTAGACGCCGTCGGCGGCCTGGGACAGCAGTCGCACGCCGAGCAGATTGCGGAAATCCCTCAGGCGCAGGAGTACGCGCAGATCACCTACGACAGGCATGTGGGCAAGGGTCACATACGCGGAGGGTCCCCGGGCACATTGCCTGGGGACCCTCCGCGGAAGAACAGTCGAAGTCCAAGTGCCGGAGCCCTTGGAACATCGCGCTGTGTCCTGCTTAGCGCTCGACCTCGCCCTTGATGAACTTCTCGACGTTCGCGTAGGCCTCGTCGTCGAAGTACTGCACCGGCGGGGACTTCATGAAGTAGCTCGAAGCCGACAGGATCGGGCCACCGATGCCGCGGTCCTTGGCGATCTTCGCGGCGCGCACGGCGTCGATGATGACACCGGCGGAGTTCGGGGAGTCCCACACCTCGAGCTTGTACTCGAGGTTCAGCGGAACGTCACCGAAGGCGCGGCCCTCAAGGCGGACGTAGGCCCACTTGCGGTCGTCGAGCCACGCGACGTAGTCGGACGGACCGATGTGGACGTTCTTCTCGCCCAGCTCGCGGTCCGGGATCTGCGAGGTGACGGCCTGCGTCTTCGAGATCTTCTTGGACTCGAGGCGGTCGCGCTCGAGCATGTTCTTGAAGTCCATGTTGCCGCCGACGTTGAGCTGCATGGTGCGCTCAAGACGGACACCGCGGTCTTCGAACAGCTTCGCCATCACGCGGTGCGTGATGGTGGCGCCGACCTGGGACTTGATGTCGTCACCGATGATCGGGACACCGGCCTCGGTGAACTTGTCCGCCCACTCCTTGGTGCCGGCGATGAAGACCGGAAGGGCGTTGACGAACGCGACCTTGGCGTCGATGGCGCACTGCGCGTAGAACTTCGCGGCGGCCTCGGAACCGACGGGCAGGTAGCAGACCAGAACGTCGACCTGCTTGTCCTTGAGGACCTGGACGATGTCGACCGGCGCCTCGGCGGACTCCTCGATCGTCATCCGGTAGTACTTGCCCAGGCCGTCCAGGGTGTGGCCGCGCTGAACGGTCACGCCCTTGTTGGGGACGTCGCAGATCTTGATCGTGTTGTTCTCGCTGGCGCCGATGGCGTCCGAAAGGTCGAGGCCGACCTTCTTCGCGTCGACGTCGAAGGCGGCAACAAACTCGACGTCGCGGACGTGGTAGTCGCCGAACTGGACGTGCATCAGGCCGGGGACCTTGGCCGCCGGGTCGGCGTCCTTGTAGTACTCGACGCCCTGCACCAGCGAGGCGGCGCAGTTGCCTACGCCGACGATGGCTACGCGAACCGAACCCATTCCGGTTGCTCCCTGTTTGTTCTCGGACGAGGCCTGCGAATGCAGGGCCTCATTTTGCAGTTTCGTCGGACGAGCCGGGTCGTCTGCGATCCCGTCCCGCCCGCTCGCTCTCGATCAGCTCGTTCAGCCAGCGCACTTCGCGCTCCACGGATTCCATACCGTGCCGCTGCAGCTCAAGCGTGTAGTCGTCGAGGCGCTCCCGCGTACGGGCGAGCGAGGTGCGCATCTTCTCCAGGCGCTCCTCCAGCCGGCTGCGGCGGCCCTCCAGCACTCGCATGCGCACGTCCCGTTCGGTCTGGCCGAAGAACGCGAAGCGGGCGGCGAAGGACTCGTCCTCCCAGGTATCGGGGCCGGTGTGGGAGAGCAGCTCCTCGAAGTGCTCCTTACCCGCCGCCGTCAACCGGTAGACGATCTTGGCGCGGCGCCCTGCGAGTGAAGCGGCGACCGCGTCTTCCAGGGCGTTGCCCGGTTCTTCGATCAACCACCCATTGGCGACGAGCGTCTTGAGGCAGGGATAGAGGGTTCCGTAGCTGAACGCCCGGAACACCCCCAGCGAGGTGTTGAGCCGTTTGCGCAGCTCATAGCCGTGCATGGGGGACTCGCGAAGCAGGCCGAGGACAGCGAACTCGAGAATGCCTGAGCGCCGGCTCATCCGCCTGCTTCCTCCTCGCCCCTGAGTTCTTTATGCCGAGCTGATGTATCGACTCGATACATCCAGACGATAGAACGGGCGGCCCGTTACGACAAGGGGAGACGTGGTGACCGGCGTCACATCATCAATTCGTGGGAGGCAAGTTGCCTGATTTGGGGTGAACTTCGGCACTGGTTGGGTTTTGAGCGTGCGTAGTCTGTGCGCCGGGGGAACCGGAATACGCCTGCCGCTTCCAGGCCACTCGCCTGCCCGAGGAGTAGTCGTTCGATGAGCGAGCACCGCCGCAAACCGCCGCAGCAGCAAGGCGGTGGACGCGCTGCGGCCCGCCGGGCCCAGCAGCGACCCGGCCGGGGCGTCACGCCCGGGCGGGACGCCCCCACCGCATCACCCGGTGGCCCGTACGCGGGACAGCCGGACCCCGACAGCCGTGCCGGAGCCCGCAGGGGCACCCGTGGCACCGGCGGGGGCCGCGGCGGCAAGGGCCCGGGCCGCAAGGACAAGCGGCTCATCAACTACCCGAGGTCCGACAGACAGGGCTGGAAGCGCTTCCTGCCCTCCTGGAAGCTCGTCGGGGGCACGGCCCTGGGCTTCTTCGCCATCATCACGGCCGGGTCGGGCATCGGCATCGCGATGGTGGGCACCCCCGACGCGAACAAGGCCGCCGAGGCCCAGAACAACGTCTTCTACTGGGCCGACGGCACCCAGATGGTCGCGACCGGCGGTTCGACCAACCGGCAGATCGTGCCCATCGACAAGATCCCGCGGTCGATGCAGAACGCCGTGATCTCGGCGGAGAACGAGTCCTTCGAGACCGACAAGGGCGTCGACCCCATGGGCATCGCCCGCGCCGTGGTCAACATGGCCAAGGGCGGTTCGACCCAGGGCGGCTCCACCATCACCCAGCAGTACGTGAAGAACACCTTCCTGGACTCCGACCAGACGCTCAAGCGGAAGGTCACGGAGCTGTTCATCTCGATAAAACTGGGTGTCACCGCGGAGAAGGACACGATCCTCGCGGGCTATCTGAACACGGCGTACTACGGCCGGGACGCCTACGGCATCCAGGCCGCCTCCCGGGCGTACTTCAACAAGGACTGCGACAAGCTGACCCCCTCCGAGGGCGCGTTCCTCGCCTCCGTGCTCAAGGGCCCCAACCTCTACAACCCGGACGGCGGCATCGGATCCGCGGCCACCCCCGAGGCCAACACCAAGCGCGCCATGAGCCGCTGGGCCTGGGTGCTGGACCGCGAGGTCGCCGTGGGCCGGATGGACCAGGCCGAGCGGGACAAGTACCGCGAGTTCCCCAAGCTGGTCGACTCCGCGCAGGCGCGTTCGCTCGGCGGCCAGACCGGCTACCTGGTCGAAACGGCCAAGCAGTACGTGATGAAGGCCAAGGGCCTCACCGCCGAACAGATGGCTCTCGGCGGCTACCAGATCACCACCACCTTCCAGAAGCCCAAGGTGGACGCGCTGGTCAAGGCCGTCGAGGACACCCGCAACGGGTTCCTGGACGAGAAGGCGCGGCCCGACTACGACACGTTCGTACAGTTCGGCGCGGCCTCCGTGGACGTGAAGACCGGCGCGCTGGTGGCCCTCTACGGCGGGCCCGGCTGGGACCAGAAGCACTTCACCAACAACGCCAACACCATCGGCGTCCCGGTCGGCTCCACCTGGAAGCCGTTCGTGCTGGCCGCGGCGCTGGAGTACGGCACCCAGAACTCGCACGGCGAGGGCCTTTCCGTCGAGAGCAAGTACAACGGCAACGACCTCGCGGTGATCAACAACCGTGACGGCAAGCCGCTGCGCTCCGCCGACGGGAAGCCCTTCCAGCAGAAGAACGAGAGCCCCACCCAGTACGGCTACGTGACCCTCAACGAGGCGATGGAGAAGTCCATCAACACGCCGTTCGCGCAGCTCGTCTTCGACGTCGGCCACGACAAGGTGCGCAGCGTGGCCGAGGCCTCCGGCATCCTCAAGGAGTCGATGGACCCGACCGACAACGCGTCGTTCGCCCTCGGCACCTCGACCCCGTCGGCCATTCGCATGGCCGATGCCTACGGGACCTTCGCCGACTCCGGCACCCACCACGAGCCCTTCTCGGTCACCAAGGTGCTCAAGGACGGCAAGGAACTGTCCGGCTTCGAGGCGCCCAAGGCCCAGCGGGCCATGGACAACTCCATCGCCGACAACATCACCAAGGTGCTGCGCAACGTCGTGGAGAACGGCACCGGCACCAAGGCCAAGAAGCTGGGCCGCCCCGCCGCGGGCAAGACCGGCACCACCGACCAGAACAAGTCGGCCTGGTTCGTCGGCTACACCCCGCAGCTGTCGACCGCCGTGACCCTGTTCCGCAACGACCCGAATTCGGCGGACAAGAAGCTCATGTCCATGAACCGGGTGGGCGGCGTCGACTCCATCCACGGTGGTGACATCCCCGCGGTGATCTGGACCGAGTACATGAAGGCCGCGCTCAAGGGCTCCCCGGAGAAGGACTTCCCGGAGGCCGAGGACATCGGAGTGAAGGCGGACGCCGCGGGCGCTCCCACGCCCACGCCCACTCCGCCGCCCTCGCCCTCGCCGTCCGTGTCACCGTCTTCGGAGATCTCGCCGTCGCCGACGGTCTCCCCGTCCCCGAGCCGGGGCGGCAAGCCCAGCTGCAACCCGTGGAAGCTGTACTGCGACCCGGATCCGAGCGGCACGCCCACCGGAATGCCCAGCCCGACCAAGAGCAAGCCGGGCCGGCCGGGCAGCAGCTTCTGGGGACCCGCGGGCGCCGATCCCGCCGGCGGCTGATCCGCCCCGTTCCATCCTCCGGGGGCCGTCGCATTCCGATGCGGCGGCCCCCGGCACGTACACAGCCCCGTACGGCAGGATGAGCGCATGACGAAGGTGCACGAGGACCGCCCCGTACTGCCCACCCAGCAGGACGAGGTCGCGGCGGCCGGCAGTGAGCTGATCGGCGGGCCGATGGGCAGGTACGCACGGCTCGGCGGCCATTGGCTGAACCCGGTGCGCGTCATCGTCCTGGTCGCGATCGGCATGTTCGCGCTCGGCATGGTGCAGAAGCTGCCCTGCTACGACTGGGCGTGGTTCCGCGGCGCGGGCTCGCAGTACACCCACGCCTGCTACTCGGACATCCCGCACCTGTACGTCGTGCGCGGCTTCGCCGACGGTCTGACGCCGTACTTCGACCGGCTCACCGGCGACATGCAGTACCTGGAGTACCCCGTGCTCACCGGGCTCTTCATGCAGGTCGCGTCGTGGCTCACGCCCACGGGCGGCTCCATGCAGCACCGCGAGCAGATGTACTGGATGGTCAACGCGGGCATGCTGATGGCCTGCGCCGCGGTCATCGCCGTCTGTGTCGCCCGTACGCACCGCCGCCGCCCCTGGGACGCCCTGCTCTTCGCCCTCGCGCCCGCCTTCGCACTGACCGCCACGATCAACTGGGACCTGCTGGCCATCGCGCTGACCGCCGCCGGGATGCTCATGTGGTCCCGCGGCCGGGCCCTGGCCTTCGGCATCCTGATCGGCCTGGCCACCGCCGCCAAGCTCTATCCCGTGCTGCTGCTGGGCCCGTTGTTCGTCCTGTGCTGGCGGGCCGGCAAGTGGCGTGCCTTCGGGCTGGCGACCCTCGGCGCGGTCGCGTCCTGGCTCGTGGTGAACCTGCCCGTCATGCTCTACGCGTGGGACGGCTGGTCGAAGTTCTACACCTTCAGCCAGGAGCGGCCGATCGACTTCGGGTCGGTGTGGCTGCTGATCTCCCAGCGCTCCGGCAACCCGCTCGAAGGCGCGAACACCTATGCGACGGGCCTGACCCTGCTGCTCTGCGGAGCCATCGGGCTGCTCGGTCTCACCGCTCCCCGCCGCCCCCGGTACGCCCAGCTGGTGTTCCTGGTCGTCGCCGCCTTCATCCTGGCCAACAAGGTCTATTCGCCGCAGTACGTGCTGTGGCTCATCCCGCTGGCCGCCCTCGCCCGGCCGCGCTGGCGCGACATGCTGATCTGGCAGGCCTGTGAGGTCATGTACTTCCTTGGGATCTGGTCCTACCTCGCCTACACGACCAGCGGCGACAAGCACCAGGGACTGCCCGTCGAGGGCTACCAGCTGGCCATCGCCGCGCACCTGCTCGGCACCCTCTACCTCTGCGCCGTGATCGTCCGGGACGTCCTGCTGCCCGACCGGGACGTCGTACGCCAGGACGGCTCGGACGACCCCTCCGGCGGTGTCCTGGACGGGGCCGAGGACCGGTTCACGCTCTCTCACGCCACGAGGGCGCCGCAGGATGCGACGCCCTCGGAGGGACAGCGGGTCGAGTGGGGCGCCACCCGGGACTGAGCCCGGCCGGCGCCCGCACCGGGACTCAGGCGTCGAGCGCCCGGTCGAACTGGGTCGTGGTGTGCCGCAGGTGGGCCACCAGTTCGTCGCCCACGTGCGGCTCGGTCGCGTCGGACGGCACGAACAGGATCGACACCTGCATGTGCGGGGGCTCCGCGAACCAGCGCTGCTTGCCCGCCCACACGAACGGCGACAGGTTCCGGTTCACGGTGGCCAGTCCCGCCCGGGCGACCCCCTTGGCGCGCGGCATCACACCGTGCAGGGCCTTGGGGGCCTCCAGGCCCACCCCGTGGGAGGTGCCGCCCGCCACGACGACCAGCCAGCCGTCCGAGGCGGCCTTCTGCTGGCGGTAGCCGAAGCGGTCGCCCTTGGAGACCCGCGTGACGTCCAGTACGGCGCCCCGGTACTGGGTCGCCTCGTGATCGCCCAGCCACAGCCGGGTGCCGATGCGCGCCCGGAAGCGGGTCTGCGGGAACTGCTGGCGCAGCCGCGTCAGCTCCTCGGCCCGCAGGTGGCTGACGAACATGGTGTGCAGCGGCAGCCTGGCCGCCCGCAGCCGGTCCATCCAGGCGATGACCTCCTCGACGGCGTCGGAGCCGTCGGGGCGGTCCAGCGGCAGGTGCAGGGCGAAGCCCTCCAGCCGCACGTCCTCGATCGCCGAGTGCAGCTGCCCCAGGTCGTGTTCGGAGATCCCGTGGCGGCGCATCGAACTCATGCACTCGATGACGACGCGGGCGCCGACCAGGCCGCGCACCCCGTCCACCGAGGACACCGAGCGGATGACCCGGTCGGGCAGCGGAACCGGCTCCTCGCCCCGCCGGAACGGGGTCAGGACCAGGAGGTCCCCGCCGAACAGATCCTTTATGGCGGCGGCCTCGTACGTCGTTCCCACGGCCAGGATGTCGGCGCCCATGCGGGTCGCCTCCTCGCACAGCCGCTCGTGGCCGAAGCCGTAGCCGTTGCCCTTGCAGACCGGGATCAGCCCGGGGAACTGATCCTGGATCTGCTTCTGGTGCGCACGCCAGCGCGCGGTGTCGACGTAGAGCGTGAGCGCCATGCCCGTCCGGAACCTCTCTAGAAAAGAACTGCTCGGTGCAGCGGGGGTGGGGTGGGGATCAGCGGCGGGACATGTAGATGTCGAGCGCCTTGTGCAGCATCTTGTTGAGCGGGAAGTCCCACTCGCCGACGTACTCGACGGCCTCGCCGCCCGTGCCGACCTTGAACTGGATCAGGCCGAACAGGTGGTCGTTCTCGTCCAGGGTGTCGCTGATGCCGCGCAGGTCGTACACGCTCGCGCCGAGCGCGTACGCGTCGCGCAGCATGCGCCACTGCATCGCGTTCGACGGCCGGACCTCGCGCTTGTGGTTGGCGGAGGCGCCGTACGAGTACCAGACGTGCTGGCCGACGGTGAGCATCGTGGCGGCGGCCAGCGGCTCTCCCTCGTGCGTGGCGATGTACAGCCGCATCCGGTTCGGGTCCTCGGAGTTGAGGGCCGTCCACTGACGCTGGAAGTAGCTGAGCGGGCGCGGGCGGAACTTGTCGCGCACGGCGGTGATCTCGTAGAGGTGCTGCCAGGTGGGCAGGTCCTCGTAACCGCCCTGGACCACCTCGACGCCGGCCTTCTCGGCCTTCTTGATGTTGCGGCGCCACAGCTGGTTGAAGCCCTTGAGGACGTCGTCCAGGGAGCGTTCGGCGAGCGGCACCTGGAAGACGTAGCGCGGCTGGACGTCACCGAAACCGGCGCCGCCGTCCTCGGCCTGCTGCCAGCCCATGCGGCGCAGCTTGTCGGACACCTCGAAGGCGCGGGGCTCGATGACCGAGGCCTCCACGTCCCGCAGGCGCTTGACGTCAGGGTCCTGGATGCCGGCCTTGATGGCCGTCGAGTTCCAGCGGCGGATGACGACGGGCGGGCCCATCTTCACGGTGAACGCGCCCTGCTGCTTGAGGTGGGCCAGCATCGGCTGGAGCCATTCCTCCAGATTCGGGGCGTACCAGTTGATGACGGGGCCCTCGGGAAGGTACGCGAGGTACCTCTTGACCTTGGGCAGCTGCCGGTACAACACCAGGGCTGCACCGACGAGTTCACCGGTGTTGTCGAACCAACCGAGGTTCTCCGAACGCCACTCGTTCTTCACGTCGGCCCACGCCGGAACCTGGCAGTGGCTCGCCGAGGGCAGGCTCTGGAGGTATGCCAGATGCTGCTCTCGGCTGATGGTCCTCAGGGACAGGCTCATGCGGGGCGTCTCCTAGGCGGCTTCGCTGGCTATGGCGCGAAGCCTACTGCGACAAGGGCGCCACCCATCTGGGGGACGGACCCGGTCCGGGCCGGAGGCCGGCCGGCGCCCTGTCGCGGAGGTGCCCGGCTACCCGAAGAGCCCGCCGTGTGCCATGGCGAGATAGAACCCGACCGCGGCCGCTCCCAGGCCGACGATCAGTGCGAAGCGCTCGCGTGTCGTGGCCGAGATGAACTGTCCGTAGGCGCCGGTGAGGATGCCGATCAGGCCGGTCCA
This is a stretch of genomic DNA from Streptomyces sp. NBC_00536. It encodes these proteins:
- a CDS encoding CCA tRNA nucleotidyltransferase; the encoded protein is MPNANEDNPSALSQVQHRAVSELLRVAPVADDLGRRFQEAGFSLALVGGSVRDALLGRLGNDLDFTTDARPEDVLKIVRPWADSVWDVGIAFGTVGANKGGFQIEVTTYRSEAYDRTSRKPEVSYGDSIEQDLVRRDFTVNAMALALPQQQFIDPHGGLEDLEARVLRTPGTPEDSFSDDPLRMLRAARFAAQLDFEVAPEVVAAMKEMSDRIEIVSAERVQAELNKLLLSDGPRQGLGLLVETGLADRVLPELPALRLESDEHHRHKDVYDHSLIVLEQAIDLEEDGPDLVLRLAALLHDIGKPRTRRFESDGRVSFHHHEMVGAKMTKKRMTALKYSNDMVKDVSRLVELHLRFHGYGAGEWTDSAVRRYVRDAGPLLSRLHKLTRSDCTTRNKRKAKALSHAYDGLEARIAQLQEQEELDSIRPDLDGNEIMQVLEVGPGPVIGKAYAFLLELRLENGPMERETAVAALKEWWAAEN
- a CDS encoding MFS transporter, whose protein sequence is MPVVGDLRVLLRLRDFRNLLGVRLLSQAADGVYQVALATYVVFSPEKQASPAAIASAMAVLLLPYSAIGPFAGVLLDRWPRRQVFLYGNLLRAFLACVTGMLIVAQVPDWLFYASALSVTAVNRFVLAGLSASLPRVVGADQLVTANALSPTAGTLAATLGGGMAFLVRLLAAESNAVVVLLGAGLYLCAALVSLRLGVRLLGPDHSPARQYPSVAEGVALTVRGMAQGLRHLYERREAAQALTAMTLMRFCYGALTVTLLTLCRYAWSDNESDGLALLGVAVGVSGAGFFTAAVITPWLVGRLGTRGWITLCAAIAAVLVPSLGLFFAPEPMLAAAFVLGMATQGAKIATDTVVQSQVDDAFRGRIFSVYDVLFNVAFVGAAAAASLVLPLDGKSVPLILGVAALYALTAMLLFRQGRRFT
- a CDS encoding inositol-3-phosphate synthase — encoded protein: MGSVRVAIVGVGNCAASLVQGVEYYKDADPAAKVPGLMHVQFGDYHVRDVEFVAAFDVDAKKVGLDLSDAIGASENNTIKICDVPNKGVTVQRGHTLDGLGKYYRMTIEESAEAPVDIVQVLKDKQVDVLVCYLPVGSEAAAKFYAQCAIDAKVAFVNALPVFIAGTKEWADKFTEAGVPIIGDDIKSQVGATITHRVMAKLFEDRGVRLERTMQLNVGGNMDFKNMLERDRLESKKISKTQAVTSQIPDRELGEKNVHIGPSDYVAWLDDRKWAYVRLEGRAFGDVPLNLEYKLEVWDSPNSAGVIIDAVRAAKIAKDRGIGGPILSASSYFMKSPPVQYFDDEAYANVEKFIKGEVER
- a CDS encoding PadR family transcriptional regulator — its product is MSRRSGILEFAVLGLLRESPMHGYELRKRLNTSLGVFRAFSYGTLYPCLKTLVANGWLIEEPGNALEDAVAASLAGRRAKIVYRLTAAGKEHFEELLSHTGPDTWEDESFAARFAFFGQTERDVRMRVLEGRRSRLEERLEKMRTSLARTRERLDDYTLELQRHGMESVEREVRWLNELIESERAGRDRRRPGSSDETAK
- a CDS encoding transglycosylase domain-containing protein, encoding MSEHRRKPPQQQGGGRAAARRAQQRPGRGVTPGRDAPTASPGGPYAGQPDPDSRAGARRGTRGTGGGRGGKGPGRKDKRLINYPRSDRQGWKRFLPSWKLVGGTALGFFAIITAGSGIGIAMVGTPDANKAAEAQNNVFYWADGTQMVATGGSTNRQIVPIDKIPRSMQNAVISAENESFETDKGVDPMGIARAVVNMAKGGSTQGGSTITQQYVKNTFLDSDQTLKRKVTELFISIKLGVTAEKDTILAGYLNTAYYGRDAYGIQAASRAYFNKDCDKLTPSEGAFLASVLKGPNLYNPDGGIGSAATPEANTKRAMSRWAWVLDREVAVGRMDQAERDKYREFPKLVDSAQARSLGGQTGYLVETAKQYVMKAKGLTAEQMALGGYQITTTFQKPKVDALVKAVEDTRNGFLDEKARPDYDTFVQFGAASVDVKTGALVALYGGPGWDQKHFTNNANTIGVPVGSTWKPFVLAAALEYGTQNSHGEGLSVESKYNGNDLAVINNRDGKPLRSADGKPFQQKNESPTQYGYVTLNEAMEKSINTPFAQLVFDVGHDKVRSVAEASGILKESMDPTDNASFALGTSTPSAIRMADAYGTFADSGTHHEPFSVTKVLKDGKELSGFEAPKAQRAMDNSIADNITKVLRNVVENGTGTKAKKLGRPAAGKTGTTDQNKSAWFVGYTPQLSTAVTLFRNDPNSADKKLMSMNRVGGVDSIHGGDIPAVIWTEYMKAALKGSPEKDFPEAEDIGVKADAAGAPTPTPTPPPSPSPSVSPSSEISPSPTVSPSPSRGGKPSCNPWKLYCDPDPSGTPTGMPSPTKSKPGRPGSSFWGPAGADPAGG
- a CDS encoding glycosyltransferase family 87 protein; the protein is MTKVHEDRPVLPTQQDEVAAAGSELIGGPMGRYARLGGHWLNPVRVIVLVAIGMFALGMVQKLPCYDWAWFRGAGSQYTHACYSDIPHLYVVRGFADGLTPYFDRLTGDMQYLEYPVLTGLFMQVASWLTPTGGSMQHREQMYWMVNAGMLMACAAVIAVCVARTHRRRPWDALLFALAPAFALTATINWDLLAIALTAAGMLMWSRGRALAFGILIGLATAAKLYPVLLLGPLFVLCWRAGKWRAFGLATLGAVASWLVVNLPVMLYAWDGWSKFYTFSQERPIDFGSVWLLISQRSGNPLEGANTYATGLTLLLCGAIGLLGLTAPRRPRYAQLVFLVVAAFILANKVYSPQYVLWLIPLAALARPRWRDMLIWQACEVMYFLGIWSYLAYTTSGDKHQGLPVEGYQLAIAAHLLGTLYLCAVIVRDVLLPDRDVVRQDGSDDPSGGVLDGAEDRFTLSHATRAPQDATPSEGQRVEWGATRD
- a CDS encoding alanine racemase yields the protein MALTLYVDTARWRAHQKQIQDQFPGLIPVCKGNGYGFGHERLCEEATRMGADILAVGTTYEAAAIKDLFGGDLLVLTPFRRGEEPVPLPDRVIRSVSSVDGVRGLVGARVVIECMSSMRRHGISEHDLGQLHSAIEDVRLEGFALHLPLDRPDGSDAVEEVIAWMDRLRAARLPLHTMFVSHLRAEELTRLRQQFPQTRFRARIGTRLWLGDHEATQYRGAVLDVTRVSKGDRFGYRQQKAASDGWLVVVAGGTSHGVGLEAPKALHGVMPRAKGVARAGLATVNRNLSPFVWAGKQRWFAEPPHMQVSILFVPSDATEPHVGDELVAHLRHTTTQFDRALDA
- a CDS encoding lipid II:glycine glycyltransferase FemX, with the protein product MSLSLRTISREQHLAYLQSLPSASHCQVPAWADVKNEWRSENLGWFDNTGELVGAALVLYRQLPKVKRYLAYLPEGPVINWYAPNLEEWLQPMLAHLKQQGAFTVKMGPPVVIRRWNSTAIKAGIQDPDVKRLRDVEASVIEPRAFEVSDKLRRMGWQQAEDGGAGFGDVQPRYVFQVPLAERSLDDVLKGFNQLWRRNIKKAEKAGVEVVQGGYEDLPTWQHLYEITAVRDKFRPRPLSYFQRQWTALNSEDPNRMRLYIATHEGEPLAAATMLTVGQHVWYSYGASANHKREVRPSNAMQWRMLRDAYALGASVYDLRGISDTLDENDHLFGLIQFKVGTGGEAVEYVGEWDFPLNKMLHKALDIYMSRR